Within Caulobacter segnis, the genomic segment AGTCAGCACCTCGCCAGCCATGGTCAGCTGTTCTTCGCTGCAGCTGATCGCGAAGCGTGGGGTGACGGCGTAGCCCAGCCGCCCCTTGCCGTGCCAATCGGCGATCAGGGCCTGCATGTCGGCGCGGCTGCTCTCGACCGTGTCGGTCAGCCCTTCGGGCGCATTGCGGTCCATCAGCGCCTTGCCCGCGATCAGCCGCATGTCGCGGGCGTAGGCCTCGGCGAACAGGGCGTCGACCGAGACCTTGTGCACCGAACCGAACACCAGGGCCGTGGTCGTGCCGTTGCGCAGCAGCTCGTCGATGAAGAACGCCGCCGTGTCCGCCGCGTGCTTCGGATCGGCGAAGGCCGCCTCGGCCGGGAAGGTGTGCTGCTCCAGCCAGTCCAGAAGCTGCTTGCCGTGAGCGGCGATGATGTCGACCTGCGGGAAGTGAATGTGGGTATCCACGAAGCCCGGGGTGATCAGATGGCCGCTCAGATCCTCGACGGGCGTGTCGCCAAGCCGGGGCGCCAGCTCGTCATAGTCGCCGCAGCCGACCACGTGGCCGTCCTCGACCAGCAGCAGGCCGTCCTCGTGGAAGGCGACCGCGCCCTCCGCGTTCGCGGTGGGATCGTCCAGCAGATGGAGGATCGACGCCCTATAGGCTTGCACGGGTCATGTTCTCGTCGTTGCGGATCCGCGCCGCTTCCTGGCGCATCAGGAGGTCGGCCGCCACCGAAACCGCGATCACCTCCGGCGCCTTGCTCTTCAGGTGGGGCAGGCCGATGGGACAGGTCAGGCGGGTCAGCACCGCCTCCGAGAAACCATCGTCGCGCAAACGGCTCATGAAACGGGCGCGCTTGGTTTTCGACCCGATGACCCCGAAATAGCCGAAGCCGCCGCCCGCCAGCCCGGCCGAGACCAGGGCGTAGTCCAGGGCGTGGTCGTGGGTCAGAACCAGGCCGTAGGCGTCGGGGCCGGCGCCCATCGCCTTGGCGGCCAGCTCGGCCGGCTCCAGCACGGTGACGCCAGCGATGCCCGCGGTCTCGGGGCGGCTGTCGAACCAGAAAAGACGGAACGGCAGCGGCTCGAAGGCCCGCGCGATCGCCTGGCCGACATGACCGGCGCCGAACAGCAGCAGCGGAGGACGCGGTGCGTCGGCGCGCTCGACCATCACGTCGCCCAGCTCGGGCCGCGCGCCGCGCGCCGTGGCCGGCGCCTCGCCGAACGAGACCACGGGGCCCTCGGCCTCGGTGGACAGGATGGGCGCGATCATCTTGGTCAGCAGGCCGGGATCGAAGCGGGTGCGGACCTCGAACGGCTGGGCCGCGTCCATGCGCTTGGCCGCCTCGGTCAGCCAGTCACGGCTGTTGTCGTTCAGGCGCTCCAGGAACAGGCGCACGCGGCCGCCGCAGCATTGGGCCAGCAACGGGCCCAGCGGATAGTCCTGGATCGCGAAGTGGGCCTGGCCGCCGTCCAGCATCCGGCGCGCCTGATCGGCCACGCGGTATTCGAGGTTGCCCCCGCCGATCGTGCCAGACTGCCCCTCGCGCCAGACGACCATCTTGGTCCCCGCCTCGCGCGGGGCCGAGCCCTCGGTGGCCAGCACGGTGACCAGGGCGGCCTCGTCTTGGGCGTCGAGACGGGCGAGCGCGGCGCGGGCCCAATTACGCATGGGCGTTACGCATGGCGCGTCCTCGCCCGCACGTCTTCGCACGCCATCAGGATCGCTTCCGGGGTCGCCGGCGCGTCCAACTGGGGCAAGATCTTGTAGTCGCCGACGCTGGCCACGGCGTGGTTGATCGCGTTGTAGACCGAGATCGCCAGCATCAACGGCGGCTCGCCCACGGCCTTGGAGCGGTGCACCGTCGCCTCGACATTGCGACCGGCCTTCCACAGACGCACGTCCAGATGCGCCGGGCGGTCGCCGCAGGTCGGGATCTTGTAGGTCGAGGGCGCATGGGTGCGCAGGCGGCCTTGCGCGTCGTAGACCAGCTCCTCGGTCGTCAGCCAGCCCATGCCCTGGACGAAGCCGCCTTCGATCTGACCCAGGTCGATGGCCGGGTTCAGCGACTTGCCGACGTCATGCAGGATGTCGGTCCGGGTGACCTTCATCTCGCCGGTCAGGGTGTCGATCAGCACTTCGCTGCAGGCCGCGCCGTAGGCGAAATAATAGAACGGCCGGCCCGTGTGCGTGGCGCGGTCGTAGTGGATCTTAGGCGTGGCGTAGAAGCCCGTCGCCGACAGCGAGATCCGCGCCAGATACGCCTGGCGGATGAACCCGCCGAATTCGAAGGTCTCGGCCCCGACGCGGACGCCGGCCGGTGTGAAGGCGACTTCGTTGGGTTCGACAGCCCACTTGGCCGCCGCGAATTCGACCAGCCGCGCCTTGATGGTCTCGGCGGCGTTCAGGGCGGCCATGCCGTTCAGGTCCGCGCCCGACGAGGCGGCGGTGGCCGAGGTGTTGGGCACCTTGTCGGTGACGGTCGAGGTCACCTTGATCCGCGCCAGGTCGACCTGGAAGGCCTGGGCCACGACCTGGGCGACCTTCACATGCAGCCCCTGCCCCATCTCGGTCCCGCCATGGTTCAGCATGATCGAGCCGTCAGCGTAGAGGTGGATCAGCGCGCCGGCCTGATTCAGGAAGGTCGTCGTGAACGAGATGCCGAACTTCACCGGCGTCAGGGCGATGCCCTTCTTCAGCACCGGGCTGGCCTTGTTGAACGCTTCGATCTCGCGGCGGCGGGCGTCGTAGGCGCACGAGCCGGACAGCTCGTCGATCAGCTGCGGCGCGACATTGTCCTCGACCACCTGGCCATAGGGCGTCAGGTTGCGCCCCTCGCCGCCATAGAGATTGCGGCGGCGCACCTCCAGCGGATCGATACCGAGCTCGGCGGCCACGGCGTCCATGACGCGTTCGATGGCCAGCATGCCCTGTGGCCCGCCAAAGCCCCGGAACGCGGTGTTCGACACCGTGTGGGTCCTGAAGCGATGCGACAGGATCTCGACCGCCGGCAGGAAGTAGGTGTTGTCGGCGTGGAACATCGCCCGGTCGTTGATCGCCATGGAGAGGTCGGTGGTCGCTCCGCAACGCGAGGCCAGCTCCAGCGATAAGGCCGTCAGCCGGCCGTCGTCGTCGAAGCCGACATCGTACGCCGCCTCGAAGTCATGCCGCTTG encodes:
- the xdhB gene encoding xanthine dehydrogenase molybdopterin binding subunit codes for the protein MADSAATTPVIETAPFQGVHAALPHDSAARHVAGSAVYIDDLPEPAGLLHVAFGMSAKAHAKIVRMDLSAVRTAPGVVLVLSAEDIPGENDVSPVIHDDRLFAAGEVYCVGQSLFAVAATSIAAARAAAVKAVVEYEDLPAAIDIAAARAMDLTIEASQRMARGDARAVLAVSPRRVQGKFAIGGQDHFYLEGQVALATPREDGDVHVWSSTQHPTEVQHLIARVLGKPDHCVTVEVRRMGGGFGGKETQASLFAAAAALVAVKTGRPAKARPDRDEDMVMTGKRHDFEAAYDVGFDDDGRLTALSLELASRCGATTDLSMAINDRAMFHADNTYFLPAVEILSHRFRTHTVSNTAFRGFGGPQGMLAIERVMDAVAAELGIDPLEVRRRNLYGGEGRNLTPYGQVVEDNVAPQLIDELSGSCAYDARRREIEAFNKASPVLKKGIALTPVKFGISFTTTFLNQAGALIHLYADGSIMLNHGGTEMGQGLHVKVAQVVAQAFQVDLARIKVTSTVTDKVPNTSATAASSGADLNGMAALNAAETIKARLVEFAAAKWAVEPNEVAFTPAGVRVGAETFEFGGFIRQAYLARISLSATGFYATPKIHYDRATHTGRPFYYFAYGAACSEVLIDTLTGEMKVTRTDILHDVGKSLNPAIDLGQIEGGFVQGMGWLTTEELVYDAQGRLRTHAPSTYKIPTCGDRPAHLDVRLWKAGRNVEATVHRSKAVGEPPLMLAISVYNAINHAVASVGDYKILPQLDAPATPEAILMACEDVRARTRHA
- the guaD gene encoding guanine deaminase, whose translation is MQAYRASILHLLDDPTANAEGAVAFHEDGLLLVEDGHVVGCGDYDELAPRLGDTPVEDLSGHLITPGFVDTHIHFPQVDIIAAHGKQLLDWLEQHTFPAEAAFADPKHAADTAAFFIDELLRNGTTTALVFGSVHKVSVDALFAEAYARDMRLIAGKALMDRNAPEGLTDTVESSRADMQALIADWHGKGRLGYAVTPRFAISCSEEQLTMAGEVLTEHPGVWMQTHLSENLHEIKETARLFPDARDYLDVYDRFGLLRERSVFAHCVHLKGEAFQRLAAKGGAVAFCPTSNLFLGSGLFPLEEACSHGVKVGMGTDVGAGTTFSILHTLGEAYKVGQLRGDALDPFQALYLATLGGARALDLDDKIGNLAPGKEADFLVLDLAATPLLARRMAGAKSLENKLFALTVLGDDRMVSRTYLAGVERYRR
- the xdhC gene encoding xanthine dehydrogenase accessory protein XdhC, with translation MRNWARAALARLDAQDEAALVTVLATEGSAPREAGTKMVVWREGQSGTIGGGNLEYRVADQARRMLDGGQAHFAIQDYPLGPLLAQCCGGRVRLFLERLNDNSRDWLTEAAKRMDAAQPFEVRTRFDPGLLTKMIAPILSTEAEGPVVSFGEAPATARGARPELGDVMVERADAPRPPLLLFGAGHVGQAIARAFEPLPFRLFWFDSRPETAGIAGVTVLEPAELAAKAMGAGPDAYGLVLTHDHALDYALVSAGLAGGGFGYFGVIGSKTKRARFMSRLRDDGFSEAVLTRLTCPIGLPHLKSKAPEVIAVSVAADLLMRQEAARIRNDENMTRASL